A window of the Clupea harengus chromosome 8, Ch_v2.0.2, whole genome shotgun sequence genome harbors these coding sequences:
- the LOC105911823 gene encoding importin-5, producing MTSGLTVGLTLTLTLTLPPAVSVSAAHGIGVMFQFGGESYRPFCTEAIPLLVGVIQAPQSKVKENVNATENCINVNEILPHWLSWLPLNEDKEEAVHTFDFLCDLIESNNPIVLGPDNANLPKIFVIIAEGVMSESVKGEDGCSKRLANVIHQVQVSGGLWTQCVSTLNETQQKAIQDLLKGSPSASPYNNKMIS from the coding sequence tgtgagtgtgagtgccgcGCATGGCATTGGCGTTATGTTCCAGTTTGGAGGCGAGAGCTACAGACCTTTCTGCACAGAGGCAATCCCCTTACTGGTTGGAGTTATCCAGGCCCCTCAATCCAAAGTAAAGGAGAACGTCAACGCCACAGAGAACTGCATCAACGTTAATGAGATCCTCCCCCATTGGCTGTCTTGGCTGCCACTCAATGAAGACAAAGAGGAAGCTGTCCATACCTTTGATTTCCTGTGTGACCTTATTGAAAGCAACAATCCCATTGTTCTTGGTCCTGACAATGCCAACCTGCCCAAGATCTTCGTGATTATCGCTGAGGGTGTTATGAGCGAATCAGTGAAAGGAGAGGATGGATGCAGCAAGAGATTGGCCAATGTTATTCATCAAGTACAGGTCTCTGGAGGATTATGGACACAGTGTGTATCGACGCTCAATGAGACACAGCAGAAGGCCATCCAAGACCTGCTCAAAGGCTCCCCCTCTGCCAGcccatataataataaaatgatatCCTAG